One stretch of Fictibacillus sp. b24 DNA includes these proteins:
- a CDS encoding formylglycine-generating enzyme family protein: protein MVKKACCEVNRTNENIKLATIKKAAEINLNKEDMIYLEGGSFLMGTDDQEGFPEDGEGPIREVHVDPFYIDAYAVTNKEFSQFVESTGYVTEAEKFGWSFVFHLLVSEKVKRQITQVPQQTPWWLVVNQASWKQPEGPNSTIINRMNHPVVHISWNDAVHYSNWKKKRLPTEAEWEYAARGGYKQKKYPWGNQLKQDGKHQCNIWQGHFPYENKAEDGYIGTAPVDAYSPNGYGLYNVVGNVWEWCSDWFSPTHETNSIKNPTGPIKGHSKVTKGGSYLCHQSYCNRYRVAGRSANTPDSSTGNLGFRCAANAK from the coding sequence ATGGTGAAGAAAGCTTGCTGCGAAGTAAACAGAACGAATGAAAACATCAAACTCGCAACCATTAAAAAAGCTGCAGAAATAAATCTAAATAAAGAAGACATGATCTATTTAGAAGGTGGAAGTTTTTTAATGGGAACAGATGATCAGGAAGGTTTTCCTGAAGATGGTGAAGGACCGATACGAGAAGTACATGTCGATCCTTTTTATATAGATGCGTATGCGGTCACCAATAAAGAGTTTTCTCAATTTGTTGAAAGTACCGGATATGTGACAGAGGCAGAAAAATTTGGTTGGTCCTTTGTTTTTCACCTTCTAGTGTCTGAAAAAGTGAAACGTCAAATCACTCAGGTGCCACAACAAACACCTTGGTGGCTTGTTGTAAATCAAGCTTCTTGGAAGCAGCCAGAGGGCCCAAACTCAACGATTATAAACCGCATGAACCATCCAGTCGTACACATTTCTTGGAATGATGCCGTTCATTATAGTAATTGGAAAAAGAAGCGTCTACCTACTGAAGCTGAATGGGAATATGCTGCACGCGGTGGGTATAAACAAAAGAAATATCCATGGGGCAATCAATTAAAGCAAGACGGAAAACATCAATGTAATATTTGGCAAGGGCATTTCCCTTATGAAAACAAGGCTGAAGACGGATATATAGGAACAGCACCTGTAGACGCTTATTCGCCAAACGGTTATGGGTTGTACAATGTGGTCGGGAACGTATGGGAATGGTGCTCTGATTGGTTTAGCCCTACCCATGAAACAAATAGCATTAAAAATCCCACTGGACCAATCAAGGGACATTCCAAAGTGACAAAAGGTGGATCCTATCTTTGTCATCAATCTTATTGCAATCGATACCGAGTAGCCGGTAGAAGTGCAAATACGCCTGATAGCTCAACAGGTAATTTGGGCTTTCGTTGTGCAGCAAATGCGAAGTAA
- a CDS encoding sulfatase family protein, which produces MRMLILDLDSLRADNLGCYGYHRNTSPNIDKVAEEGVRFTNYYTSDAPCLPSRTSLMTGQFGIHHGAVGHGGTAADLRHEGTKRDFQDRLVQESLAGFLRSEGLKTTLISPFPERHSAWHFNAGFNEIYNTGNCGMESAEEVTPTVLDWLDRNATQDDWCLYVNYWDPHTPYRVPESFGNPFEKDDLPTWLNEDVLEKHRECVGPHSVHEIDMFWSNPLPQFPRYPVEIQDMDDMKKMIDGYDCGVRYMDEHIGKIISNLEKQGVLDETIIVITADHGENLGELGIYGEHGTADHATCRIPMIIRWPGMLKQHVDHGLHYNIDLIPTLAELFNKPAKKSWDGVSYASVLQNGKESDREFLVISQCAHVCQRGVRFGDWLYVRTYHDGYHLFDKEMLFNLKEDPYEQHNLANDRKDICKEAVYYLNEWHDEMMKTMDNDVDPLWTVMKEGGPYHANGHLKMYTERLKETGREAHIAELQKRHPREFE; this is translated from the coding sequence ATGAGAATGTTAATTTTAGATTTAGATTCCTTACGTGCAGACAACCTAGGTTGTTATGGGTATCACCGAAATACATCCCCAAATATTGATAAAGTGGCTGAGGAAGGAGTTCGATTTACTAATTATTATACTTCAGATGCACCTTGTCTTCCTTCTCGTACAAGCCTTATGACAGGACAATTCGGCATACATCACGGAGCAGTTGGTCATGGCGGTACAGCTGCGGATCTACGTCACGAGGGAACAAAACGTGATTTTCAGGATCGCTTAGTACAAGAAAGTCTAGCTGGTTTTTTACGTAGTGAGGGATTGAAAACCACACTAATCAGTCCTTTCCCTGAAAGGCATTCCGCTTGGCATTTTAATGCAGGATTTAATGAGATTTATAATACAGGTAATTGTGGCATGGAATCTGCTGAAGAAGTTACGCCTACTGTTTTAGATTGGTTGGACCGCAATGCAACACAAGATGATTGGTGCTTATATGTAAACTATTGGGATCCCCATACCCCGTATCGTGTTCCGGAGAGTTTTGGAAATCCGTTTGAAAAAGATGATCTTCCAACATGGCTAAATGAAGACGTATTAGAGAAACACAGAGAATGTGTTGGTCCACATAGTGTCCACGAGATCGATATGTTTTGGAGTAATCCATTGCCACAATTTCCAAGATATCCTGTTGAAATACAAGATATGGATGACATGAAAAAAATGATAGATGGATACGATTGTGGCGTTCGCTATATGGATGAACATATTGGGAAAATCATCTCAAACCTTGAAAAACAAGGAGTATTGGATGAAACCATTATTGTGATTACTGCTGACCATGGAGAAAATTTAGGAGAATTAGGAATTTATGGTGAACATGGAACAGCAGATCACGCAACGTGTAGAATACCGATGATTATTCGGTGGCCAGGAATGCTAAAACAGCACGTAGATCATGGATTGCATTACAATATAGATTTAATCCCTACATTGGCAGAACTTTTTAACAAACCTGCCAAAAAAAGTTGGGATGGTGTGAGCTATGCTTCCGTTCTTCAAAATGGAAAAGAGAGTGATCGAGAGTTTCTAGTCATTTCTCAATGTGCTCACGTATGTCAACGTGGTGTTCGTTTTGGAGATTGGCTTTATGTTCGAACCTATCATGACGGTTATCACCTTTTTGACAAAGAAATGTTATTTAATCTAAAAGAAGACCCTTATGAGCAACATAATCTTGCGAACGATCGGAAAGACATTTGTAAAGAAGCGGTATACTATTTAAACGAATGGCACGATGAAATGATGAAGACCATGGATAACGATGTAGATCCATTATGGACAGTCATGAAAGAAGGCGGCCCTTATCATGCTAATGGACATCTTAAAATGTATACTGAACGATTAAAAGAAACTGGACGGGAAGCACATATAGCAGAACTTCAAAAACGTCATCCTAGAGAATTCGAATAA
- a CDS encoding FAD-dependent monooxygenase, with protein MGISSTPSKVIVSGGGLGGLSVANTLQQVGMDVSVYERAAELKEMGAGIVLAANAMKALDKLGIGEQVRRIGSSVKKAEIRTWDGKLLVDLPVHIQAKRYGTYSYLIHRADLQSILYQNLKPDTVFLGRKLVHNEQDNSKIRAIFENKEVVEGDFLIGADGVHSQLRKSLIGSTPLRYSGFTAFRGISHFEDERFPIETGGGFEAWGPGKRFGYSHLGKGRIFWFAAINTPLGTLKATENKKTTALEHFKGWWGPIEAVIESTEETNILTHEIFDRKPIKSWSQGRATLLGDAAHPMLPNLGQGGAQAVEDALVLSRCLVNHPEDIQQALRMYEKIRIPRTTQVVRGSRAMGRFMQLENPVSIKLRNLLLRTMPSSLQMKRLEWLIGYEV; from the coding sequence ATGGGGATATCAAGCACTCCCTCAAAAGTAATCGTTAGTGGTGGTGGGTTAGGCGGACTTTCAGTAGCAAATACCTTGCAGCAAGTAGGTATGGACGTTTCTGTATACGAGAGGGCTGCGGAACTTAAGGAAATGGGTGCAGGCATTGTTTTGGCTGCAAATGCTATGAAAGCATTGGACAAGTTGGGTATCGGCGAACAGGTTCGTAGAATTGGATCATCCGTTAAAAAAGCAGAAATACGAACTTGGGATGGAAAGCTTCTGGTTGATTTACCAGTTCATATACAGGCAAAGCGATATGGGACTTACAGTTATTTGATTCATCGAGCAGATTTACAGAGCATTTTATATCAAAATTTAAAACCAGATACTGTTTTTTTAGGAAGAAAGCTTGTACATAATGAACAGGATAATTCGAAAATTAGGGCGATATTCGAGAACAAGGAGGTAGTTGAAGGTGATTTTTTAATAGGTGCCGACGGAGTTCACTCTCAATTGAGGAAATCCTTAATTGGCTCAACACCACTTCGTTATTCTGGGTTTACTGCTTTTCGCGGCATATCCCATTTTGAAGATGAACGCTTTCCGATTGAAACGGGAGGAGGTTTTGAGGCTTGGGGACCCGGCAAAAGGTTCGGATACTCTCATTTAGGTAAAGGGAGAATTTTTTGGTTTGCAGCTATTAATACCCCACTTGGAACACTGAAGGCAACAGAGAACAAAAAAACAACTGCTTTGGAGCATTTTAAGGGATGGTGGGGACCTATAGAAGCGGTCATTGAGTCAACTGAGGAAACAAATATTCTCACTCATGAAATTTTTGATAGGAAACCCATTAAATCATGGAGTCAGGGCAGGGCTACCTTACTTGGAGATGCGGCGCACCCAATGCTGCCAAATCTGGGACAAGGAGGTGCACAGGCTGTGGAGGATGCTTTAGTACTATCGCGTTGCCTTGTGAATCACCCGGAAGACATTCAGCAAGCACTTAGGATGTATGAAAAAATAAGAATTCCACGAACTACACAAGTTGTTAGGGGGTCTAGAGCTATGGGTAGATTTATGCAACTTGAGAATCCTGTATCCATCAAACTTAGGAACCTATTGCTGCGTACAATGCCTAGCTCACTTCAAATGAAGCGTTTAGAATGGTTGATTGGATATGAAGTGTAA
- a CDS encoding GNAT family N-acetyltransferase yields MMNIKIEKASVEQKVVLRNLLELYKYDFSEYDPEDVNEHGEYGYKYFDHYWTEPERFPFLITVDDKYAGFALVRKKTQDHMTIEFCFSMAEFFIMKKYRKNGVGKHAATYLFDRFPGKWEVAQIKENIPARKFWVKVISDYTNRNYTEIQRDDWDGPIQTFITYSNNVVDQP; encoded by the coding sequence ATGATGAACATAAAAATTGAGAAAGCATCAGTTGAGCAAAAAGTAGTATTGCGAAATTTATTAGAACTGTACAAATACGATTTTAGTGAATATGATCCTGAAGATGTTAATGAACATGGTGAATATGGTTATAAGTATTTTGATCATTATTGGACTGAACCAGAACGCTTTCCATTTTTAATTACGGTGGATGACAAGTATGCTGGTTTTGCGTTAGTTCGAAAAAAGACTCAGGATCATATGACCATTGAATTTTGTTTTTCAATGGCAGAATTTTTTATTATGAAAAAATACCGAAAAAATGGTGTTGGTAAGCATGCAGCCACCTATCTGTTTGATAGGTTCCCTGGAAAATGGGAGGTTGCGCAAATAAAAGAGAATATTCCCGCTCGGAAATTTTGGGTAAAGGTTATTTCTGATTATACAAATAGAAACTATACTGAAATCCAAAGAGATGACTGGGATGGCCCTATTCAAACATTTATTACATATAGCAATAATGTGGTAGATCAACCCTGA
- a CDS encoding HIT family protein has product MYKHMPSTYTCPFCLAVNGKEDEENRLVQTKQKDIIYKDEYVTALIATLWWPNNKGHVIIIPNHHYENIFDLPIEIATRIHKLSQQVSFALKECYECDGISTRQHNEPGGSQDVWHYHLHVYPRYFNDDLYLTHGSLSDPSERLVFAEKLRAWFQANILVNS; this is encoded by the coding sequence GTGTATAAACATATGCCTTCTACTTACACATGTCCTTTTTGTTTGGCTGTTAATGGGAAAGAGGACGAAGAAAATAGGTTAGTTCAGACTAAGCAGAAAGATATTATCTATAAAGACGAATACGTAACGGCTTTGATCGCAACATTATGGTGGCCGAATAATAAAGGTCATGTGATCATCATTCCGAATCATCACTATGAAAATATATTTGATTTACCGATAGAAATAGCCACTCGGATACATAAGTTATCTCAGCAGGTATCTTTCGCGCTCAAAGAGTGTTATGAATGTGATGGGATCTCAACAAGACAACATAATGAGCCAGGGGGAAGTCAGGATGTTTGGCATTACCACCTGCATGTATACCCTAGATATTTCAATGATGATCTTTATCTGACCCATGGGAGTTTAAGTGATCCCTCTGAGCGTTTAGTTTTTGCCGAAAAACTCAGGGCTTGGTTTCAAGCTAACATCCTGGTAAATAGTTAA
- a CDS encoding DUF4256 domain-containing protein, producing MTKTNEISNKELSLEQREEIFKVLKERFEKNMHRHEDVEWAKVQARLEANPEKLWSLNEMEITGGEPDVVEYDKDMDEYIFYDCSAESPKGRRSACYDREALEARKKHKPENNVIDMAAAMGIELLTEKQYRTLQKLENFDKKTSSWVQTPSDIRERGGALFCDWRYGHVFLYHNGADSYYGARGFRGSLRV from the coding sequence ATGACCAAGACAAATGAAATCAGCAATAAGGAGTTGTCACTAGAACAACGTGAAGAAATATTTAAAGTATTAAAAGAACGTTTTGAGAAGAACATGCACCGCCATGAAGATGTTGAATGGGCTAAAGTTCAAGCAAGGCTGGAAGCTAATCCTGAAAAACTTTGGTCTCTCAATGAAATGGAAATAACGGGCGGTGAACCGGATGTTGTTGAATACGATAAAGACATGGACGAATACATTTTTTATGATTGTTCAGCGGAAAGTCCTAAAGGTCGCAGAAGCGCTTGTTACGACCGTGAAGCGCTAGAGGCAAGAAAAAAACATAAACCGGAAAATAACGTTATTGATATGGCAGCTGCTATGGGCATTGAACTTTTAACAGAAAAACAATATCGAACGCTGCAGAAGCTTGAAAATTTCGATAAGAAAACATCGAGTTGGGTTCAAACTCCTTCTGATATTAGAGAACGCGGTGGTGCCCTATTTTGCGATTGGCGTTATGGGCACGTATTTTTGTACCATAACGGTGCAGATTCTTACTATGGTGCCAGAGGATTTCGCGGCTCATTACGGGTATAA
- a CDS encoding malate:quinone oxidoreductase, with protein sequence MSNKETKTDVILIGAGIMSATLGTLLKELVPEWEITVYEKLASAGEESSNEWNNAGTGHAALCELNYTVEKPDGSVDISKAITINEQFQVSMQFWSYLVKSQMIQNPKDFIMPLPHMSMVQGEENISFLKKRFEAMSNNPLFNGMEFSDDPKKLMEWIPLIMQGRPADDAIAATKIDSGTDVNFGALTRILFDHLKTKNLDIQYKHSVENLKRTSDGSWELKVKNVDTGIVERKIAKFVFIGGGGGSLHLLQKSGIPEGKHIGGFPVSGIFMVCKKPDVIEQQHAKVYGKAKVGAPPMSVPHLDTRYIDNKKSLLFGPFAGFSPKFLKAGSMFDLVTSVKPNNVLTMLAAGAKEMSLTKYLIQQVLLSKEQRMEELREFIPNAKAEDWDLVVAGQRVQVIKDTESGGKGTLQFGTEVITAADGSIAALLGASPGASTAVTVMLEILDKCFPDRMKEWEPKIKEMVPSYGAALMDNPELLQEIHRSTAETLALSKKEPSLADFSNGETEALPEKV encoded by the coding sequence ATGAGCAACAAAGAAACTAAAACAGACGTCATTTTAATTGGTGCCGGAATCATGAGTGCGACTTTAGGTACTCTTTTGAAGGAACTTGTACCTGAATGGGAAATTACGGTTTATGAAAAGCTCGCTAGTGCAGGAGAGGAAAGTTCTAATGAGTGGAATAACGCTGGAACGGGACATGCGGCACTCTGTGAACTTAACTATACAGTCGAAAAACCAGATGGATCTGTAGATATCAGTAAGGCTATTACGATTAACGAACAGTTTCAGGTTTCCATGCAATTTTGGTCTTATCTTGTAAAAAGTCAGATGATCCAAAATCCAAAAGACTTTATCATGCCATTACCTCACATGAGTATGGTACAGGGTGAAGAAAATATATCGTTCTTAAAGAAACGTTTTGAAGCGATGTCCAACAATCCTCTGTTCAATGGTATGGAGTTTTCAGATGATCCTAAGAAACTTATGGAATGGATTCCGCTTATTATGCAAGGACGTCCTGCTGATGATGCAATTGCAGCTACCAAAATTGACTCTGGAACGGATGTAAACTTTGGTGCTTTAACACGAATCTTGTTCGACCACTTAAAAACGAAAAACTTAGATATTCAATATAAACATAGTGTTGAAAATTTAAAACGTACGAGCGATGGTTCGTGGGAACTGAAAGTGAAGAATGTAGATACCGGGATCGTCGAGCGTAAGATAGCTAAATTCGTCTTTATTGGAGGCGGTGGCGGAAGTCTGCATTTACTACAAAAATCAGGTATTCCTGAAGGCAAGCATATTGGAGGATTCCCTGTAAGCGGAATCTTTATGGTGTGTAAAAAACCGGATGTTATCGAGCAGCAGCATGCCAAAGTCTATGGAAAAGCCAAAGTTGGTGCACCGCCAATGTCTGTGCCTCACCTTGATACGAGATACATTGACAATAAAAAATCATTGCTGTTTGGACCGTTTGCCGGCTTTTCGCCGAAATTTTTGAAAGCGGGTTCAATGTTTGATTTAGTCACTTCTGTTAAGCCGAATAATGTCTTAACGATGCTAGCTGCAGGGGCAAAAGAGATGTCACTGACAAAATATTTAATTCAACAGGTCCTTTTATCGAAAGAACAGCGCATGGAAGAGTTGCGAGAGTTTATCCCGAATGCGAAAGCTGAAGATTGGGATTTAGTAGTCGCTGGCCAGCGTGTGCAGGTTATTAAGGATACCGAATCAGGAGGAAAAGGAACGCTGCAATTTGGTACAGAAGTGATTACAGCCGCTGATGGTTCGATCGCAGCATTGCTGGGCGCTTCTCCAGGGGCTTCCACTGCTGTAACGGTTATGCTTGAAATTCTCGATAAATGCTTCCCGGATCGCATGAAAGAGTGGGAGCCGAAAATCAAAGAGATGGTGCCTTCTTATGGCGCAGCACTAATGGATAACCCAGAGCTTCTGCAGGAAATTCATCGTTCAACAGCAGAGACGCTCGCACTAAGCAAAAAAGAGCCGTCATTAGCCGATTTTTCAAATGGCGAAACAGAGGCATTACCTGAAAAGGTTTAA
- a CDS encoding alpha/beta-type small acid-soluble spore protein: MARNSNQLSVPGAQGALDQMKYEIASEFGVNLGPDTTSRANGSVGGEITKRLVAQALGGQRY, from the coding sequence ATGGCTAGAAACAGCAATCAATTATCAGTACCTGGAGCTCAAGGTGCTCTTGACCAAATGAAGTATGAAATCGCTTCTGAGTTTGGTGTGAATCTTGGACCAGACACAACATCTCGTGCTAACGGATCAGTAGGTGGAGAAATCACGAAGCGTCTTGTAGCACAAGCTTTAGGTGGACAACGCTACTAA
- a CDS encoding FMN-dependent NADH-azoreductase: MTKVLYITAHPHDDQVSYSMAVGKAFIEQYKQVNPSHEVVHVDLYKENIPHIDVDVFSGWGKLQSGSGFEELSPEEKTKVGRLSELCDQFVSADKYVFVTPLWNFSFPPVMKAYIDSIAVAGKTFKYTEQGPVGLLTDKKAIHIQARGGIYSEGPAAAMEMGHRYLSIIMQFFGVPSFEGLFVEGHAAMPDKANEIKENAIARAKDQAHTF, encoded by the coding sequence ATGACAAAAGTTTTATATATTACAGCACATCCACATGATGATCAAGTCTCATACAGCATGGCTGTTGGAAAAGCTTTTATTGAACAATATAAACAAGTAAATCCGTCTCATGAAGTGGTGCACGTGGATTTGTACAAAGAGAATATTCCTCATATTGATGTAGATGTATTTAGTGGATGGGGAAAACTTCAGTCGGGTAGCGGATTTGAAGAGCTATCGCCAGAAGAGAAAACAAAAGTGGGCAGGCTTTCAGAACTCTGCGATCAGTTTGTTTCTGCTGATAAATACGTATTTGTAACACCACTCTGGAACTTCTCTTTTCCGCCCGTGATGAAAGCGTATATTGACTCAATCGCTGTGGCAGGAAAGACGTTCAAATATACAGAGCAAGGGCCAGTCGGACTTTTAACGGATAAAAAAGCAATACATATTCAGGCCCGTGGCGGGATTTATTCAGAAGGACCAGCAGCAGCTATGGAGATGGGGCACCGCTACTTAAGTATAATCATGCAGTTTTTTGGAGTGCCGTCGTTTGAAGGTCTGTTTGTAGAAGGACATGCAGCAATGCCTGATAAAGCGAATGAAATCAAAGAAAATGCCATTGCTCGTGCAAAGGATCAGGCGCATACGTTTTAA
- a CDS encoding AEC family transporter, translating to MELLSIILPVFAIFAIGFIGQKSMGFETQTLSKMALYLMSPFLVFRTFYDTTFTTTYGYMLIYTLILCFTLIGFVYVISYFKKYSMRETCGLILASAFMNNGNYGTPVALFAFGAAGLDYAVVLMVIQQLVMCTVGVYYAAKGSPENDGISSALRAVRRMPIVYGAIAGVVFQQLNIPIEGSVSEALDLVANAAIPTIMIILGMQLAKISLRNVQVEKLTYSLILKLAISPVIAFGITLFLPVDDMLAAIMILMAAMPSAANTTMYALQFGTEPDFVSSATLVSTLFSLITLPLLLAVLL from the coding sequence ATAGAGCTGCTGAGCATCATTCTTCCGGTATTTGCGATCTTTGCCATCGGATTTATAGGACAAAAAAGTATGGGATTTGAAACGCAAACTCTTTCAAAAATGGCGCTTTATCTCATGTCACCATTCCTTGTTTTCCGTACGTTTTATGATACGACGTTTACGACAACATATGGATATATGCTCATCTATACGCTTATCCTTTGTTTTACGCTGATCGGCTTTGTGTATGTGATTAGTTATTTTAAAAAATACAGCATGCGTGAAACGTGCGGATTGATTTTAGCTTCTGCCTTTATGAACAATGGAAATTACGGTACACCTGTTGCACTTTTTGCGTTCGGTGCGGCGGGACTGGACTATGCGGTTGTCTTGATGGTTATTCAGCAGCTTGTGATGTGTACAGTTGGTGTTTATTATGCAGCAAAAGGGAGCCCTGAAAACGATGGCATCTCATCAGCCTTAAGAGCGGTACGACGAATGCCGATCGTTTACGGCGCGATTGCTGGTGTTGTGTTTCAGCAGTTGAACATCCCTATTGAAGGTTCAGTTTCAGAAGCATTGGATTTAGTGGCAAACGCTGCGATTCCGACCATAATGATTATCCTGGGTATGCAGCTTGCTAAGATTTCATTGCGCAATGTTCAGGTGGAGAAGTTGACGTATTCATTGATATTAAAACTGGCGATTTCACCTGTCATCGCGTTTGGTATCACGCTGTTTTTACCGGTTGATGATATGCTGGCAGCTATTATGATTTTGATGGCCGCGATGCCTTCAGCCGCAAACACAACGATGTACGCTCTGCAGTTTGGTACAGAGCCGGATTTTGTTTCGAGCGCAACGCTAGTGAGTACTTTGTTTTCACTGATCACGCTACCACTTTTGCTCGCGGTTTTATTGTAA
- a CDS encoding aspartyl-phosphate phosphatase Spo0E family protein, protein MNAYPFNWKCLVFRKEITMDEDLSKLLHEIKICRQEMYDLKPSSNDFSNADLVSKSQKLDKLIYLYQKQIMQHIQSEKE, encoded by the coding sequence ATGAATGCATACCCATTTAATTGGAAGTGCCTTGTGTTTAGAAAGGAAATCACGATGGATGAAGATTTGAGTAAATTATTGCATGAAATTAAAATTTGCCGTCAGGAGATGTATGATCTCAAACCAAGCTCCAATGACTTTTCAAATGCAGATCTTGTAAGTAAGAGTCAAAAGTTAGACAAGTTGATTTACCTCTACCAAAAACAAATCATGCAGCACATTCAATCTGAAAAAGAATGA
- a CDS encoding LysR family transcriptional regulator, with protein sequence MNLEQMKYLVEVAKESSITKAADKLHLSPSAISQSISQLEKEFGVTIFSRSRHGTIPTPDGKFIVSKAYEILKKMQELHEELASKQQAKKHVLNVGCAPALMYIVYDAFLLFHEEFPETNVMIREIDQDHILEELKNGHIDVGLSPFTEYELSNLQHEKGIGYDLLYTGYVCVCAGKKSSLYYKEFITPDELTNEKIVIYNSKGGRMFKDKYAKNGQILFSSNNIEVLRSAILDGHAFSFVFNFTFKHNADVKNGNLAIIPFKNPELIYQDFWTLYPLTKGLSPEAKEFKEKVKFLLDQ encoded by the coding sequence ATGAACTTAGAACAAATGAAATACCTTGTGGAAGTTGCAAAAGAAAGCTCCATCACGAAGGCCGCTGACAAACTACATCTATCACCATCAGCTATTTCTCAGTCTATTTCACAGCTGGAAAAAGAGTTTGGTGTAACAATCTTCAGTCGATCTAGACATGGTACGATCCCTACGCCTGATGGAAAGTTTATTGTTTCAAAAGCTTATGAAATTCTTAAAAAGATGCAGGAACTGCACGAAGAACTCGCTTCTAAACAACAAGCCAAAAAGCATGTTTTAAATGTAGGGTGTGCTCCGGCTCTCATGTACATCGTTTATGATGCCTTCCTATTGTTTCATGAGGAATTTCCAGAAACGAATGTCATGATTAGGGAAATAGATCAAGATCATATTTTAGAGGAACTGAAGAACGGCCATATCGATGTGGGCTTAAGTCCGTTTACCGAGTATGAGTTATCTAACCTTCAACACGAAAAAGGAATAGGATATGACCTATTATACACAGGGTATGTTTGTGTTTGTGCTGGCAAAAAATCTTCTTTGTACTATAAAGAATTCATTACACCTGATGAGTTAACAAACGAAAAAATAGTAATCTATAATTCCAAAGGCGGCAGAATGTTTAAAGACAAATACGCCAAAAATGGGCAAATACTTTTTTCATCCAACAACATAGAAGTATTGCGTTCAGCTATTTTGGATGGCCACGCCTTTTCTTTTGTATTTAATTTTACGTTCAAACATAATGCTGATGTGAAAAACGGCAATTTGGCTATTATCCCTTTTAAGAACCCAGAACTTATTTATCAAGACTTCTGGACACTATATCCTTTAACAAAAGGTCTATCACCAGAAGCAAAAGAATTTAAAGAGAAAGTGAAGTTTTTGCTAGATCAGTAA